The Blautia hydrogenotrophica DSM 10507 genome window below encodes:
- the cdaA gene encoding diadenylate cyclase CdaA — translation MNSVNQFLEKYVSKISLPSIGIIDIIEILIISVFIYQFMIWIKQTRAYTLLKGIMVVLCFVIVIYIFHMNTLIWIINNVATVMLTALVIIFQPELRKILEQLGQKNIIASVIPFESGKEVQARFTDKTINEIVKACFDMGEVKTGALIVIEQEVVLTEYERTGILLDSLITSQLLINIFEHNTPLHDGAVIVRGNRIVAATCYLPLSDNMELSKQLGTRHRAGVGISEVSDSFTIIVSEETGEVSTAMNGVLKRNITSAQLKEQLLHVQNKTVINNSKLISLWKGRGKYEKKSDH, via the coding sequence ATGAATAGTGTCAATCAGTTTCTAGAAAAGTATGTGTCAAAGATTTCATTGCCGAGTATAGGCATTATTGATATTATTGAAATTCTGATTATCTCCGTTTTCATATATCAATTTATGATTTGGATTAAGCAGACCAGAGCGTATACCTTGCTGAAGGGAATTATGGTAGTTCTGTGCTTTGTTATTGTGATCTATATTTTTCATATGAACACATTGATCTGGATCATCAATAATGTGGCAACTGTCATGTTGACGGCATTGGTAATTATTTTTCAGCCGGAATTGCGGAAAATACTGGAGCAGTTGGGACAGAAAAATATTATCGCCTCAGTGATTCCCTTTGAGAGCGGGAAAGAAGTGCAGGCCCGTTTTACAGATAAGACGATCAACGAGATTGTGAAGGCCTGTTTTGACATGGGCGAGGTTAAGACGGGAGCTTTGATAGTGATTGAGCAGGAAGTCGTGCTGACAGAGTATGAGAGGACAGGAATTCTTCTGGATTCACTGATTACCAGCCAGCTGTTGATTAATATATTTGAGCACAATACTCCTCTACATGATGGAGCGGTAATTGTGCGGGGAAACCGAATTGTAGCGGCCACTTGTTATTTGCCATTGTCGGACAATATGGAGTTGAGTAAACAATTGGGAACTAGACACCGCGCCGGTGTGGGCATCAGCGAGGTGAGCGATTCCTTTACAATTATCGTCTCAGAAGAGACAGGAGAAGTTTCGACTGCAATGAACGGTGTGCTGAAGCGTAATATTACCAGTGCACAGCTGAAAGAACAACTTCTGCACGTACAGAATAAGACCGTCATCAATAACAGTAAACTGATCAGTCTATGGAAGGGTAGGGGAAAGTATGAAAAAAAGTCTGACCACTAA
- a CDS encoding YbbR-like domain-containing protein, producing MKKSLTTNIPLKIMSVLAAILIWLIIVNVDNPIKTRTFQDVPVEVLNEAYIESGGKMCLIPENQDSVNVTVTGKRKIVDDLTKEDLKATADLKQVVDLDTEPIMVPITVTCAGIDQNNAQAAPRNMEIQIEEMMTQEFIVTVDTGDEKPGKGYEIGSVEANPEKVRITGPQSLIRKIDQVIAYVDDVEGITSDTTKQVQLKIIDKNQEGLSESQMKYLKYDISSPEVSVTVNLWKVKSDVTVKADYVGAPADGYKVNGLTMTPSEISVAGDEEALRELEEQGNTIWISADQIDVSGHSEDFETKINLTDFLPSNLKLTSGTSETLIVKTEILPLGSQAYTISTKDITVKNAPSNLEVVFETDKIEIRVRENGASLDSLKVSDIQASINLDGKKAGSYQIPVEVVLPDGYTLVSEINTDVKLSETTEVTIPGE from the coding sequence ATGAAAAAAAGTCTGACCACTAATATTCCTCTGAAGATCATGTCTGTTTTGGCGGCTATACTCATTTGGCTGATTATTGTCAATGTGGACAATCCGATAAAAACCAGGACGTTTCAAGATGTTCCGGTGGAGGTTTTAAATGAGGCATACATAGAAAGCGGAGGAAAAATGTGCCTGATTCCAGAGAATCAGGACTCAGTGAACGTAACGGTCACTGGAAAGAGAAAAATTGTCGATGATTTGACCAAAGAAGATTTGAAAGCCACAGCTGACTTGAAACAGGTTGTGGATTTGGATACGGAGCCCATTATGGTGCCTATCACGGTGACATGTGCAGGAATTGACCAGAATAATGCTCAGGCAGCGCCAAGGAATATGGAAATCCAGATTGAGGAGATGATGACACAGGAATTCATTGTTACTGTGGATACTGGTGATGAGAAGCCTGGGAAAGGCTATGAGATAGGCTCTGTGGAGGCAAATCCAGAGAAAGTGAGAATCACGGGGCCTCAGTCACTGATTCGGAAGATTGACCAGGTCATTGCATATGTGGATGACGTAGAGGGAATCACTAGCGACACAACGAAACAGGTACAGCTGAAGATTATTGATAAAAATCAGGAAGGGCTCTCAGAGAGTCAGATGAAGTATCTGAAATATGATATCTCATCGCCGGAGGTTTCTGTGACTGTGAATTTGTGGAAAGTGAAATCGGATGTGACTGTGAAAGCTGATTACGTGGGGGCTCCCGCAGATGGCTATAAAGTGAATGGGTTGACAATGACACCCAGTGAGATTAGTGTGGCTGGAGACGAAGAGGCACTGAGAGAGCTGGAGGAGCAAGGAAATACAATTTGGATATCAGCAGATCAGATTGATGTATCCGGGCACAGTGAGGACTTTGAGACAAAGATAAATTTGACAGATTTTCTACCCTCAAATTTGAAGCTCACGTCGGGTACGAGTGAGACGTTGATTGTGAAGACAGAAATATTACCTTTAGGAAGTCAAGCCTATACGATTTCTACCAAAGACATTACAGTGAAAAATGCACCATCTAATTTGGAAGTTGTGTTTGAGACCGATAAGATTGAGATCCGGGTGAGGGAAAATGGAGCCAGCTTAGATAGTCTGAAGGTAAGTGATATTCAGGCGTCCATTAACTTGGATGGAAAGAAGGCAGGCAGTTATCAGATACCGGTGGAAGTAGTTTTGCCGGATGGCTATACATTGGTAAGTGAGATCAACACAGATGTAAAATTGTCAGAGACCACAGAGGTAACGATACCAGGAGAGTAG
- a CDS encoding HPr family phosphocarrier protein produces MRSCKVQVKNPTGLHLRPAGNLCKEALKYKSMVTFNFNGGTANAKSVLSVLGACVKCGDEIELVCEGEDEEKALETLTSFIESGLGE; encoded by the coding sequence ATGAGAAGCTGTAAAGTACAGGTAAAAAATCCGACAGGGCTGCATCTACGGCCAGCAGGTAATTTGTGTAAAGAAGCATTGAAGTACAAATCAATGGTTACTTTTAATTTTAACGGTGGGACCGCGAACGCGAAAAGCGTGCTGAGTGTTCTTGGGGCCTGCGTAAAATGTGGCGATGAGATTGAATTAGTATGTGAAGGGGAGGATGAGGAAAAAGCGTTAGAGACATTGACTAGCTTTATTGAGTCGGGGCTTGGAGAATGA
- a CDS encoding L,D-transpeptidase family protein encodes MKKKVLCVMLSMTLCASMILEVGAAVAADPQAQEEQQETEEKTDLPSTDEETEQGEENETEETTVPVEEDDTDFGTDEEVEPTPTEKPEAEEESVQEETVTEIRTDGLVHKHLVDSQGIVSGDDVEWVQDENGNYQLYCHVDGCDSAYFTANDGIVGVQSAEGTSYYYFDQNGYMVTGAAEIQASDTGLPKEDGIYYFLGVGENNSDGVIETSKVALMSASISPMDSQVGTLQNGWKWTPDKATGKSHWYYYDESGKRLSLDELKAKQSDPGNTIFEIGGQYYALTDECVPQTGRFAVKNPYNGKSSYFYGSENADENGYIGFLMKGWVYLPTKVSSGAIASRYQYYGLSVGGAELNKQTNGKYYKGSEYMWNQTMYELRQIEQCVNAPDRDMGDDPWYFLTKGGYVEHDKLVKGTFNRPGKYYGVNNKGRLYRGVLGKVKDSSGKWKTYCFSSSGVRANYRNIWGMVPKTKDWYYFGNDYAQVIKTGWQSITLKSDPKRVCWAYYYKSGSGYGKMKMNGWQGSRYIKSNGVMASGVYKVGSTLYYFKPSTKTKCNGQMVKGGWIKSGKWKYYAYPTGKLYRGWHTINGKNYYFNSEKGIMMTYKSRQYTGWKSELKGKWGYADGTGVWQTGWVKTHLGEKEGDGLRYIDPSNGKFVKNKWKTIDGLKFHFKADGWLKLDVSDEIKGPYSVQVNRTTCVMTIYNASGTTPVKAIRVSVGKAGTPTPTGTYRLNRAGRWQLLMGPSYGQYASHVVGAGQGGIFVHSVAGSAPNSYSLPAAEFDLLGQPASHGCIRTNVRDALWVYTNCNGATIHIGDNLRDPLGKPGWIWIPGSQNYDPTDPAV; translated from the coding sequence ATGAAGAAAAAAGTTTTGTGTGTAATGCTGAGTATGACTTTGTGTGCTTCCATGATCCTGGAAGTCGGTGCAGCCGTTGCAGCTGACCCACAGGCACAGGAGGAACAGCAGGAAACCGAAGAAAAGACAGACTTGCCTAGTACAGACGAGGAGACTGAACAGGGTGAGGAGAATGAAACAGAAGAGACAACTGTACCTGTCGAGGAGGATGACACTGACTTTGGAACTGACGAGGAGGTGGAGCCTACTCCGACAGAAAAGCCTGAGGCAGAGGAAGAATCCGTTCAGGAAGAGACTGTGACTGAGATTCGTACGGATGGACTAGTACATAAGCATTTGGTGGATTCGCAGGGAATTGTATCTGGCGACGATGTGGAATGGGTACAGGATGAAAACGGAAATTATCAGTTATACTGTCATGTGGATGGTTGTGATTCTGCATATTTTACAGCGAATGACGGTATCGTGGGAGTCCAATCCGCAGAAGGAACTTCCTATTATTATTTTGATCAGAATGGATATATGGTGACAGGCGCGGCTGAGATACAGGCATCAGATACCGGCCTTCCCAAAGAAGACGGAATTTATTATTTCCTCGGCGTGGGAGAAAATAATTCAGACGGAGTGATTGAGACGAGCAAGGTGGCCTTGATGTCCGCAAGTATCTCACCGATGGATTCTCAAGTGGGGACACTTCAGAACGGCTGGAAATGGACGCCGGATAAAGCTACTGGAAAGAGTCACTGGTATTACTATGATGAGAGCGGTAAACGTCTGTCTTTGGACGAGTTGAAAGCAAAACAGAGTGATCCTGGAAATACAATTTTTGAGATTGGTGGCCAGTACTATGCATTGACCGATGAATGTGTTCCTCAGACTGGACGCTTTGCAGTGAAAAATCCATATAATGGAAAGAGCAGTTATTTCTACGGCAGTGAAAATGCGGATGAGAATGGCTACATCGGATTTCTGATGAAGGGTTGGGTATATCTTCCGACAAAGGTTTCTAGTGGAGCGATTGCATCCCGTTATCAGTACTATGGATTGTCAGTCGGCGGCGCTGAGCTGAATAAACAGACTAACGGTAAGTACTATAAAGGTTCTGAGTATATGTGGAACCAGACGATGTATGAACTGCGTCAGATAGAGCAGTGTGTCAATGCTCCGGACAGAGATATGGGAGACGACCCCTGGTATTTTCTGACCAAGGGAGGTTATGTGGAGCATGATAAATTAGTAAAGGGAACATTTAACCGTCCGGGTAAATACTACGGTGTGAACAATAAAGGTCGTCTGTACCGCGGTGTTCTGGGAAAAGTAAAAGATTCCAGCGGAAAGTGGAAAACTTATTGCTTCTCTTCCTCCGGAGTGCGGGCTAACTATCGGAATATCTGGGGAATGGTTCCTAAGACCAAGGATTGGTATTATTTTGGAAACGATTATGCACAGGTGATTAAGACTGGTTGGCAGAGTATCACTTTGAAGAGCGATCCGAAACGTGTATGCTGGGCATACTATTATAAGAGCGGAAGCGGATATGGCAAGATGAAGATGAATGGCTGGCAGGGTTCACGTTATATTAAGTCCAACGGTGTGATGGCATCTGGTGTGTATAAGGTTGGAAGTACACTGTACTATTTTAAACCGTCTACCAAGACAAAATGCAATGGACAGATGGTCAAAGGCGGCTGGATTAAGAGTGGAAAATGGAAATACTATGCGTATCCCACCGGCAAGCTCTACAGAGGATGGCATACCATCAACGGAAAGAATTATTATTTCAATTCTGAAAAAGGTATTATGATGACTTATAAAAGCAGGCAGTATACAGGCTGGAAATCGGAGTTGAAAGGAAAATGGGGTTATGCAGATGGTACCGGTGTATGGCAGACTGGATGGGTAAAGACCCATCTGGGAGAAAAAGAAGGCGATGGCCTGCGCTATATCGACCCGTCCAACGGAAAATTTGTGAAAAACAAATGGAAAACCATCGACGGTTTGAAATTCCACTTTAAAGCCGATGGATGGTTGAAACTGGACGTGAGCGATGAAATCAAAGGGCCGTACAGCGTCCAGGTAAATCGTACAACCTGTGTTATGACGATCTACAATGCGAGTGGTACGACACCAGTAAAGGCAATCCGTGTATCTGTAGGAAAAGCAGGCACGCCGACGCCTACAGGAACCTATCGTCTGAATCGCGCTGGAAGATGGCAGCTTCTGATGGGACCGTCTTATGGACAGTATGCGAGTCATGTGGTAGGAGCAGGACAGGGCGGAATTTTTGTTCATTCTGTGGCAGGGTCTGCACCAAACAGCTACAGCCTTCCAGCGGCAGAGTTTGACCTGTTAGGACAGCCGGCATCACATGGTTGTATCCGTACAAATGTGAGGGATGCTCTCTGGGTATATACGAATTGTAACGGTGCCACAATTCATATTGGCGATAACCTGAGAGATCCACTGGGCAAACCAGGTTGGATTTGGATTCCGGGCAGCCAGAATTATGATCCGACGGACCCAGCAGTATAA
- a CDS encoding 1-aminocyclopropane-1-carboxylate deaminase/D-cysteine desulfhydrase → MQSKIHSLIYPNQNGNQLFIMREDLLPFSLGGNKVRIGQEFFDDMTEQGCDCMLVYGNSRSNLCRVLANLCWTKGVPCFMISSREENEERIETNNSRLMRWLGAEVIPCEKDQIAETVEETMLRLRKQGYRPYYIYGSKFGTGNEGVPVGAYVKAYQEICEYEAERGIHFDYIFFPSGTGATQSGLVGGHLLRKDCRKIIGVMISSREKERAERIIWEGIESYFQKNRLPLKSEDRAQIHLLDQYKAGGYGKYNQEILNQIREEFCRNGIPMDPTYTGKAFWGMKNYLKEKEIRDSNILFIHTGGTPLFYDNLGNEG, encoded by the coding sequence ATGCAAAGTAAAATTCATTCTCTGATTTATCCAAATCAGAATGGTAATCAGTTGTTTATTATGAGGGAAGATTTACTGCCATTTTCTCTGGGCGGAAATAAAGTTCGGATAGGGCAGGAATTTTTTGACGATATGACAGAGCAGGGATGTGACTGTATGTTGGTCTATGGAAATAGCCGTTCCAATCTGTGCAGAGTGTTGGCAAATCTGTGCTGGACAAAGGGAGTTCCTTGTTTTATGATAAGTTCCCGGGAAGAGAATGAAGAGAGGATTGAGACGAACAACAGCCGTCTGATGAGGTGGTTAGGAGCTGAAGTGATTCCCTGCGAGAAGGACCAGATCGCTGAGACAGTGGAGGAGACTATGCTCAGACTTAGAAAGCAGGGATATCGCCCTTATTATATTTATGGGAGTAAATTTGGGACTGGCAATGAGGGAGTACCGGTGGGAGCCTACGTGAAGGCTTACCAAGAAATTTGCGAGTATGAGGCAGAGAGAGGAATTCACTTTGACTATATTTTCTTTCCATCGGGGACTGGTGCGACTCAGAGCGGATTGGTAGGCGGTCATCTTTTGAGAAAAGACTGCCGGAAAATTATCGGAGTGATGATTTCTTCTCGAGAAAAAGAGAGAGCGGAGCGAATTATTTGGGAGGGAATTGAGAGCTATTTTCAGAAAAACAGATTACCATTGAAGTCGGAGGACAGAGCGCAGATACATCTCTTAGATCAGTATAAGGCCGGAGGTTACGGGAAGTACAACCAGGAGATTCTGAACCAGATCAGGGAAGAATTCTGTAGAAATGGAATTCCGATGGACCCTACCTACACCGGCAAAGCATTTTGGGGAATGAAAAACTATTTGAAAGAGAAAGAGATTAGGGACAGCAATATCCTGTTTATCCATACAGGAGGGACTCCGTTGTTCTATGATAATCTGGGAAATGAGGGTTGA
- a CDS encoding glycosyltransferase family 2 protein, with amino-acid sequence MIIWEMRVENMLVSIVIPCYNSEATIRKVVEMVMEEFQKMEGYDCEFVLVNDCSKDRTFHEIQKLGEDYPQVRGINLMRNFGQHNALMAAMNYTKGDYVLGMDDDMQTHPSQIHKLIEKMEEGYDLVYGCYPQKKNSLLKNFSSKLNEVSSRILLGRPKEIVSSNFWMITKAVRDEVVKYTSFNPYVDGIFYRTTHNIGNVEVEHFKREVGTSNYTLKKLIRLWLAYWNYSVIPLRISSVLGGISACGGFLAALVIVIRKILDPGIVVGWSSTICIMVVFFGLVLMVLGIIGEYLGKIILSLNNTPQYIVRETVNIEEKDGAD; translated from the coding sequence ATGATAATCTGGGAAATGAGGGTTGAGAACATGCTAGTGTCGATTGTAATTCCGTGCTATAACTCAGAGGCCACGATTCGAAAAGTGGTGGAGATGGTGATGGAAGAATTTCAAAAGATGGAAGGCTATGACTGTGAATTTGTACTGGTGAATGACTGTTCCAAGGACCGGACGTTTCATGAAATACAAAAACTAGGCGAGGACTATCCCCAAGTCAGAGGGATTAACCTGATGCGAAATTTTGGACAACACAACGCGCTTATGGCAGCGATGAATTATACGAAAGGGGATTATGTATTGGGAATGGACGATGATATGCAGACCCATCCCTCTCAGATACACAAATTGATTGAGAAAATGGAGGAAGGCTATGATCTTGTCTATGGCTGCTATCCGCAGAAGAAAAATTCCCTGCTGAAAAATTTTTCCAGCAAATTGAACGAAGTCAGCTCTAGAATCTTGTTGGGTAGACCTAAGGAGATTGTCTCTAGTAATTTCTGGATGATTACCAAGGCTGTCCGGGATGAGGTTGTGAAATATACCAGCTTTAATCCGTATGTGGACGGAATTTTCTACCGAACTACTCATAACATCGGAAATGTAGAGGTGGAGCATTTCAAGCGAGAAGTAGGAACCTCCAACTATACATTGAAGAAGCTGATACGCCTCTGGTTGGCCTATTGGAACTACTCTGTGATTCCTCTTCGGATTTCTTCTGTCTTGGGCGGCATTTCAGCATGTGGTGGCTTTCTGGCAGCTCTTGTGATTGTGATACGTAAAATTTTAGACCCAGGCATTGTCGTGGGGTGGTCCTCTACGATCTGTATTATGGTCGTGTTCTTTGGATTGGTGCTCATGGTACTGGGGATTATCGGTGAATATCTGGGAAAGATTATTCTGTCTTTGAATAACACTCCTCAGTATATCGTCAGAGAGACAGTGAATATAGAAGAGAAGGATGGTGCGGATTGA
- a CDS encoding ATP-grasp domain-containing protein produces MKRIMILGAGIYQVPLIQKAKEMGLETIVVSIPGNYPGFAFADKVYKLDTRDQEAVLRAAQRERIDGICTSGTDVAVVTIGYVCEKLGLPGISYKAARTVTDKARMKAAFAARGVSGAKFFTAASSEEAKAAAGHLGYPVVIKRVDSSGSRGITLVSEEQGVEKAYEDAMRGSRCPYVLVEECLTGTEIGVDGFVRDGRLVFLEPHEKFVFQGEKITVPMGHGFPYRGSEALRKEIKRQIQLAVEATGMDQCPVNADVFVKGEKAWVIEVGGRTGATCIPELIERYCGFNFYEKMIWNALGEDVRFEQEGHKPCMAKLLMSPVNGKITAVYEKNLEKIRMAGTAVALDYVVGDAVAAMANGTDRIGHVIAQVNSESELDNIIEEVQRCVAVNGKTLEELWKESKIISCCI; encoded by the coding sequence TTGAAGAGGATAATGATTCTCGGAGCGGGCATTTATCAGGTACCGCTGATTCAAAAAGCGAAGGAGATGGGATTGGAGACCATCGTTGTGAGTATTCCCGGAAATTATCCGGGATTTGCCTTTGCCGATAAGGTTTATAAATTGGATACCAGAGATCAAGAAGCGGTACTCAGAGCAGCCCAGAGAGAAAGGATTGACGGTATCTGTACTTCTGGAACCGATGTGGCAGTGGTTACGATTGGCTATGTGTGTGAGAAGCTGGGACTGCCTGGAATCTCATATAAGGCAGCGAGGACAGTCACAGATAAGGCCAGAATGAAAGCAGCTTTTGCTGCGCGAGGTGTCTCCGGAGCAAAGTTTTTCACAGCCGCAAGCTCGGAGGAAGCGAAAGCAGCCGCGGGGCATTTGGGATATCCCGTGGTGATAAAACGGGTGGACAGCTCTGGGAGTCGCGGCATTACCCTTGTGTCCGAGGAGCAGGGCGTAGAGAAAGCCTATGAAGACGCCATGAGAGGGTCCAGGTGTCCTTATGTGCTGGTGGAAGAGTGTCTTACAGGAACAGAGATTGGTGTGGATGGCTTTGTGCGAGACGGCAGGCTGGTTTTTTTGGAACCCCATGAGAAATTTGTATTCCAGGGAGAAAAAATCACGGTGCCCATGGGACATGGCTTTCCTTACCGGGGCAGCGAGGCACTGAGGAAGGAGATTAAACGGCAGATACAGCTGGCAGTGGAGGCGACAGGGATGGACCAGTGCCCTGTGAATGCGGATGTGTTTGTGAAAGGGGAAAAAGCCTGGGTGATCGAAGTAGGCGGACGGACAGGCGCGACCTGTATACCAGAACTGATTGAAAGGTACTGTGGCTTTAATTTTTATGAAAAAATGATATGGAATGCGTTGGGAGAAGACGTCCGGTTTGAACAGGAGGGCCATAAGCCTTGTATGGCGAAGTTATTGATGAGCCCGGTCAACGGGAAGATCACGGCTGTCTATGAAAAGAATCTGGAAAAGATACGTATGGCTGGGACGGCGGTGGCCTTAGACTATGTCGTGGGAGATGCTGTGGCGGCTATGGCCAATGGGACAGACCGTATCGGCCATGTCATTGCGCAAGTAAATTCAGAAAGTGAGCTGGACAACATCATAGAGGAAGTGCAGCGGTGTGTCGCTGTCAATGGAAAAACACTGGAGGAGTTATGGAAAGAATCAAAGATTATATCTTGTTGCATTTGA
- a CDS encoding EamA family transporter, with amino-acid sequence MERIKDYILLHLNIMLFSFTSVFSKLASNCLNRDGIRSLWLYIFLFLMLLNCFVYALAWQKVIKKFELNVAYANRSIYLIWSQVWAVAIFHENLTVRNIVGLLIVFAGVIIVSTQTGGKEGEKTV; translated from the coding sequence ATGGAAAGAATCAAAGATTATATCTTGTTGCATTTGAATATCATGCTTTTTTCTTTTACCAGTGTGTTCTCAAAATTGGCTTCTAACTGTCTGAACAGAGACGGTATCCGCAGTCTTTGGCTGTACATCTTTTTGTTTTTGATGCTTTTAAACTGCTTTGTCTATGCGTTGGCATGGCAAAAGGTAATTAAAAAATTCGAGTTGAATGTGGCGTATGCGAATCGAAGTATTTACCTGATTTGGAGCCAGGTATGGGCGGTGGCAATCTTCCATGAGAATTTAACTGTGAGGAATATCGTAGGCTTACTGATCGTTTTTGCGGGCGTTATAATTGTCAGTACGCAGACAGGCGGGAAGGAAGGGGAGAAGACCGTATGA
- a CDS encoding EamA family transporter, producing MNVYMLLMFGMTFLTAISQVLLKKSANQTYKSWIYEYLNWRVIVAYGIFFGVLLVNTYAYTQVDMKYGAVIDTFSYVFVMVLSWLLLRERFTRRKVLGNLVIMVGVLIYTLP from the coding sequence ATGAATGTTTACATGCTATTGATGTTTGGAATGACGTTTTTGACCGCAATCTCCCAAGTGCTGTTGAAAAAGAGTGCCAATCAGACATATAAAAGCTGGATTTATGAGTATCTGAACTGGCGGGTAATTGTGGCATATGGTATTTTTTTCGGAGTGCTGCTGGTGAATACCTACGCCTATACGCAGGTGGATATGAAATATGGCGCTGTGATTGATACGTTTAGCTATGTGTTTGTGATGGTGTTGTCTTGGCTTCTTCTGCGGGAACGGTTTACCCGCAGGAAAGTATTGGGAAACTTGGTTATCATGGTCGGAGTGCTGATCTATACGCTGCCGTGA
- the asnA gene encoding aspartate--ammonia ligase has protein sequence MENFTVPKDYHAELNLHDTQVAIKTVKDFFQQTLAQRLNLLRVSAPLFVDPKSGLNDNLNGVERPVSFDIKNMTNTAEIVHSLAKWKRYALKKYGFSEGEGLYTDMTAIRRDEDLDNIHSVYVDQWDWEKIISKENRTVDTLKEVVRTIYKVLRKTEKYMAIQYDYIEEILPKDIFFITTQELLDLYPDCTPKEREYKITKEKGAVFLMKIGKTLSNGERHDGRAPDYDDWELNGDILVYYPVLDIALELTSMGIRVDEESLDRQLSISGCDDRRELDFQKAVLNKELPYTIGGGIGQSRICMFFLRKAHIGEVHVSIWPDEMRKSAKERGIMLL, from the coding sequence TTGGAAAACTTTACTGTACCCAAAGATTACCATGCAGAGCTGAATCTGCACGATACTCAGGTCGCCATTAAAACCGTCAAAGATTTTTTTCAGCAGACTCTAGCTCAGCGTCTGAATCTTCTACGTGTCTCGGCACCTCTCTTCGTCGATCCTAAATCCGGGTTAAATGATAACTTAAATGGTGTAGAACGCCCAGTAAGTTTTGACATTAAAAACATGACAAACACTGCAGAAATCGTCCATTCCCTCGCGAAGTGGAAACGTTACGCTTTGAAAAAATACGGTTTTTCTGAAGGAGAAGGCCTCTACACAGATATGACCGCGATTCGCCGGGATGAAGATCTCGACAATATCCATTCTGTCTATGTGGACCAGTGGGATTGGGAAAAAATCATTTCTAAAGAAAACCGGACTGTGGACACTCTGAAGGAAGTTGTCCGTACCATCTATAAGGTACTCCGCAAGACGGAAAAATATATGGCTATTCAATATGATTACATAGAAGAAATCCTCCCCAAAGATATTTTCTTTATCACCACTCAGGAGCTTCTAGATCTCTATCCAGACTGCACTCCAAAGGAACGGGAGTACAAAATCACAAAAGAAAAAGGCGCTGTTTTCCTGATGAAAATCGGAAAGACACTCAGCAACGGGGAACGCCATGACGGGCGTGCTCCTGATTACGACGATTGGGAATTAAACGGTGATATTTTGGTCTACTATCCTGTTCTGGATATCGCATTGGAGCTTACCTCTATGGGTATCCGTGTGGATGAGGAGTCTTTAGACCGACAGCTGAGCATCTCAGGCTGTGACGACCGCCGGGAACTGGATTTCCAAAAAGCCGTTCTGAACAAAGAACTTCCCTATACCATAGGCGGAGGAATCGGTCAATCCCGTATCTGTATGTTTTTCCTGAGAAAAGCGCACATTGGGGAAGTTCATGTATCCATCTGGCCGGACGAGATGCGTAAATCCGCCAAAGAAAGAGGTATTATGCTCCTATAA